One Streptomyces sp. CG4 genomic window, GGCGGACTCCAGCTGTTCGATGGCGGGCAGGTCGAGGTGGTTGGTGGGCTCGTCCAGGACCAGGAGGTTGACGCCCCGGCCCTGGAGGAGGGCCAGGGCGGCGCGGGTGCGTTCGCCCGGGGAGAGCGTCGCGGCCGGGCGCAGCACATGGTCGGACTTCAGGCCGAACTTGGCGAGCAGGGTGCGGACGTCGGCCGGCTCGGTGTCGGGGACGGCCGCGCAGAACGCGTCCAGCAGGGACTCGGTGCCGTGGAACAGCTTGCGGGCCTGGTCGACCTCGCCGACCAGGACTCCGGAGCCGAGCGCGGCGTGTCCCGAGTCCAGCGGGACCCGGCCGAGCAGCGCGCCGAGCAGGGTGGACTTTCCGGCGCCGTTGGCTCCCGTGATCGCGACCCGGTCCGCCCAGTCGATCTGCAGGGACGCCGGGCCGAAGGTGAAGGCGCCGCGCCGTACCTCGGCGTCGCGCAGGGTCGCCACGACCGCGCCGGAGCGCGTGGCCGCGGCGATCTCCATCCGCAGCTCCCACTCCTTGCGCGGCTCCTCGACCACGTCCAGACGCTCGATCATGCGCTGCGTCTGCCGCGCCTTGGCGGCCTGCTTCTCGCTGGCCTCGCTGCGGAACTTGCGGCCGATCTTGTCGTTGTCGTTGCCGGCCTTGCGCCGGGCGTTCTTCACGCCCTTGTCCATCCAGGACCGCTGCATCTGCGCGCGGTCCTGGAGAGCGGCCCTCTTGTCGGCGTACTCCTCGTAGTCCTCGCGGGCGTGCCGGCGGGCGACCTCGCGTTCCTCCAGGTAGGCCGCGTAGCCGCCGCCGTAGAGGTTGATCTGCCGCTGGGCGAGGTCGAGTTCGAGGACCTTGGTGACCGTGCGGGTGAGGAACTCGCGGTCGTGGCTGACGACGACCGTGCCGGCGCGCAGGCCGGTGACGAAGCCTTCCAGGCGCTCCAGGCCGTCCAGATCCAGGTCGTTGGTGGGCTCGTCCAGGAGGAAGACGTCGTAGCGGGAGAGCAGGAGGGAGGCGAGGCCGGCGCGGGCGGCCTGGCCGCCGGAGAGGGCGGTCATCGGCTGGTCCATGCCGACGGCGAGGGCGAGGGAGTCGGCGACGTCCTCCGCGCGCTCGTCCAGATCGGCGCCGCCGAGGCCGAGCCAGCGTTCCAGGGCGGTCGCGTAGGCGTCGTCGGCGCCGGGCGCGCCGTCGACCAGGGCCTGGGTGGCCTCGTCCATGACGCGCTGTGCCTCGGCGACGCCGGTGCGGCGGGCCAGGAACTCCCGGACGGTCTCCCCCGGCCTGCGCTCCGGCTCCTGGGGCAGATGGCCGACGGTCGCCGCCGGCGGGGACAGCCGCAGCTCGCCCTGTTCGGGCGGGGTCAGTCCGGCGAGCAGCCTGAGCAGGGTGGACTTGCCCGCGCCGTTGGCACCGACGAGACCGATCACGTCGCCGGGCGCGACGACGAGGTCGAGCCCGGAGAACAGGGAACGGTCGCCGTGCCCGGCGGCGAGGTTCTTGGCGACGAGGGTGGCAGTCATCAGGAAGCCGATCCTAATGGGCCCCGCACCCGCACCTCAGCCGCGTTTCCCGGCGGGCCGTGTGCCCGCACCTCAGCCGTGTTTCCGGGCGGCCCCTGTACCCGCACCCCGGCCACGATTCCCGACGGCCCCTGTACCCGCGCCTCAGCCGCGTCTCCCACCGGTGACCGGCGCCGCGAGCACCTCTCCCGTCGTACGGGCGACGAGGTACGCCTCCCCCTTGACCGCCCGCGGATCCAGCGGGACGCGGTGCAGGCCGGGCTCCAGGACTCCGTCGAAGACCTCGCGGGTGTGGGTGCGGTAGAGCCGGTCGAGGCGGTAGGCGGTGATCCGCACCCGGCACGCCGAGGTCACCTCGACCTCCGCGGCACCGTCGGCGCCGGCCAGCGTGGTGAGCCTGCGCTGCGCGTGCGGGCTGCGGTCCAGGGCGTGCTCGATCTGGGCGACCAGCAACGGCACGATCGGGGCCAGCCCGTCCACCCGGGCGACGTCGACCCCTGCGTGCTCGAAGGCCTCGCGCACGGCGGCCCGTTCGGCCTCGCCGACCGCGCGCCCGAAGGCGACCGCGCCGTAGCCGCGCAGTTCCTCGGCGAGGACGGCGCGGGCGTCCTGGGTGATGTCGGCGCCGATGCCGATGGTGCGCAGCGCGGCGGCCAGCTTGGCCAGGAACGCGACCCGGGCGCCGATCAGCAGCACGCGGCGGCGGGGCGGGCCTTCGCTCAGGGAGGTCAGGGCGGCGCGGTATTCGGCACCGTGGAAGCGGAACGGCCCGACGCCCTGGTAGCCGTTGAGTTCCAGGTCGGCGTGCTCGTCCGTCTGCCAGGCGAAATCCCGCCAGATGTAGTCCTCGCCGTCGCGCTCGATGACGGCGGTGACCGCCCCGCAGCCGAGGTCCGCGCACTCGGGGCAGCCGTAGATGACGAACCGGCCGTCCGGCAGCGGTGGCTCGGCCTCCAGCAGCAGCGCGCGCACCTGTTCCGTGAAGATGGCGGGCGGCACGTCCGAGGCGAGCGGCGAGACGGCGTCCAGGTCGGAGAGCTGGAACAGCAGCGGACGGCCGTCCACGACGAAGTCCACGAAGTCACGGTGAACCTGGTAGCCGCCGTCGGCGAGCACACCGCCGGCACGGATCGCCGGAGCCAGGCCGAAGGTCGCGTATGCGGCAGACATGTGGTGAGTATCCCCACGCCGGTACGAATGTGAGCGCGCCAGGAGAGACTCGTCCGGACAGGGCCTATCGTCCTGGCGTGGACAGCGAGCCGAATGACGAAGTGATCGTGGTCGGGAGCGGGGTCGCCGGGCTGACGACGGCCGTGGTGCTGGCCGAGTCCGGGCGGCGGGTACGGGTCTGGGCGCGGGAGCCCGCCGGGGGTACGACCTCGGCGGTCGCCGGCGGCCTGTGGTGGCCGTACCGCATCGAACCCGAGCCGCTGGTGGGCGCGTGGGCGCTGGCGTCCCTCGCCGTGTACGAGGAGTTGGCGGACCGGCCCGAGGAGACGGGCGTACGCCTGGTCGACGGTGTACAGCAGGGGATCCGGCTGGACGAACTGGGCGCGTGGGCGGGCCGGGTGGCGAGCCTGCGGGCGGTGGCCGACGGGGTGGCGGCGCGGCTCCCGGTGATCGACATGCCGGTGCATCTGGCATGGCTGCGGGAGCGGCTGGCCAAGGCGGGCGGTGCGGTGGAGATCCGTGAGGTGACCGACCTCGCCGCCGTGCCGGCGCCGGTCGTGGTCAACTGCACGGGGCTGGGCGCGCGTTCGCTGGTGCCGGATCCGGCGGTGCGTCCGGTGCGCGGACAGCTGGTGGTCGTGGCGAACCCGGGCATCACGACCTGGTTCGGCTCCGTCGCCCACGCCTCCGCCGCCTCCACGTACTTCATCCCGCAGCCGGGCGGGCTGCTGCTCGGCGGTACGGCGGAGGACGACGCCTGGTCCCTGGAGCCGGACCCGGCCACCGCGACGGCGATCGTCGCCCGCTGCGCGGAGATCCGCCCGGAGATCGCGGGCGCGCGGGTCCTGGCCCACCGCGTGGGGCTACGACCGGCCCGCGACGCCGTACGACTGGAACGGCAGTCCTTGCCGGACGGCCGCGTGCTGGTGCACAACTACGGGCACGGCGGGGCCGGGATCACGGTGGCGTGGGGGTGTGCGCGCGAGGCGGCCGGGCTGGCGTCCCCGGCCGCCTGAGCGGCCCTGCGCTGCGGCTGGGGCAGGGGTTGGGGGCACTCACCAGCGCTGTCAGGCCGATGGCACGGCAGTTCCCCCAGGGGTGCGGGGCTGTTTCGATATGCGGCTCCGCCGCGCGGGCGCGCCCAGCCACGGCGCACCGGCACCCGGCACCCGGCACCCGGCACCCGGCACCCGGCACCCGGCCACAGCCAAGTGCCCCCGCCCCCCCCAAGCCGCACAGCGACTACATCGGGATGCGCCGCACGGCGCTGGGCACGCCAACCCCTTCCAGGGTGCCAGGCGCCGGCGCCGGCGCCGTGGCCACCGTGCCGGACGTGGCGTGGGTGAACGCCGACGCGCCGCCGACCAGCGGCAGGGCGGCCGTCGTACCGGAGAGATCGACCGTGAGCGTCGGCTTCGAGGCGGGCGGGTCGATGAGGTCCTTGTCCGTGCCCGCGATGATCAGGGCCAGCCGGTGGCCCTGGGGGACGACATGATCGGTGGCCGCGAGACGGAGAGTCATCGTGTACGCCTTGCCCGGGGTGAGGGGAACGCCCTTGTCCGGGGACGCATAGTGGCCGAGGTCGGCCCAGCCGCGGCTGAACACGGTGTAGTCGACCTTGGCCGTCTTGGCCTTGGTCTCCTTGAAGCAGGCGCTGTCCCCGGCTGTGCTCTCGCCCCAGCAGGTGCGATCGGTGAGGGTGGTGATGCCCTCGGCCTTGTCGGCGTAGTCGCGGATGGCGTCCGGGCCGAGGTCGACCAGGACGGCGGACAGGTGGGCCGAGGTGGTGGTCGGGGTCGCGGTCACCGTCACCGTGGACGAGCCGGACAGGCGCAGGTCTTGGGTGAGGGGCGCGGTGAGGAAGCCCGACTTCTCGGGGGTGGGCGTGGTGAGGTGGGCCGCCCAGTCGGTCTCGCTCAGCTTCGGGTCGTCCGTGAAGGTCTCGGTGCCGGTCGCGGGGCGCAGGCCGAGCGTGCCGACGCCGGCCTTCGTGCCGGGGGCCGGGTGCAGGACCGTGCTGCTGGTGGTCTGCGGCGGCCAGACGCGGGAGGTGACCCACTGGTCGGGGTGACGTTCGATGTCGGCCATCGGCTCGCGGTCGATGCCGTTGTCGTAGCCGAGGAGTTCATGGTCGAACCACCGGTGCAGGGTATCGACCCAGGCGCCGCGCCGGTAGTCGAAGGGGTCGACGTGCCCGGTCTGGGAGAGCCAGATCTTGCGGTGCACCCCGTGCTGGGCGAGGGCGTCCCACCACTGGCCGAAGTGCTTGGTGCGGACGTTGAGGTCCTGCATGCCGTGCACCAGGAAGACGCTGGCACGCACCTTCGCCGCGTCCTTGACGTAGTTCCGCTCGGTCCACAGCGGGGTCCAGTCGCCGCTGCGCGGGCTGCCGTCGGTGAGTTTCTTCTGTACGGCCGCGCAGTGGGCCTTGGCCGGGTCGCTCTCCACGTCGCCGGCGAGGCCGGCGGGGCCGCCGTCGTACAGCGGGGCGCCCTGCGCGAAGTAGTAGTCGTACCAGGAGGAGATGCCGCTGATCGGGACGATGGTCTTCAGGCCTTGGACTCCGGTGGCGGCGACGCCGTTGGCGATCGTGGCGTCCCAGCTCTTGCCGATCATGCCGGTGCGGCCGTTGGTCCAGCCGGCTTGGACGGTCTTCGTCCCGGTCCGGCTCGTGTACGCCGTGGCGCGGCCGTTCAGCCAGTCGATGACGGCCTTCGCGGACCGGACGTCGGAGCGGCCGCCGACGTCGACACAACCGTCGGAGCGGTTGGAGCCGGCGAGGTCCACGCCGACGACGGCGTAGCCGCGGGGCACGAAGTAGTTGTCGTAGAACAGCGGCATCTGGACGACATGGCCCTGCGCGTCGTACGTCTTGACCTGGCTCTCGTTGCCGCGTCCGCAGCAGGAGTAGTAGGGGCTCGCGTCCATGATGACGGGCACCTTGCGGCCCTGGCGGGCGGGTTCGGCGGGCCGGACGATGTCGGCGGCGACGCGGTCGGGCTTTCCGTCGCCGTCCTGGTCGAGGCCGGTGTCGACCCAGACGGACTCGCGGATGGCGTGGGCGTAGGAGTAGACGGGCCGGCTCTCACCGGCCGGCCGGCCCTGGTGGGTGCCGGCTTGCGCGGCGGCAGGGGCGAGGAAGGCGGCCGTCAGGATGGCGACAACCGTTGTCGCGAGCGCTCTCCGGATCGTGAGGCGCCTGCGGATGGGAGTACGAATCGGCATGCGCGGACGGTACTCCGGTGAACTCCCGTGCAGAAGAGGACTTTAGGAGGCACGGGCGCTCATGACGGCTGAATGGCGATCGTGTGACAGCGGGGGCCATGGACAGGTCAGGGGCCACAGGGACTGAATAGGCTCCGAACAGAGTTCTCCGAACGGACCTGCAGTCCAGACGACTTGGAGCTTACGTGCACCGCAGAATCATCGCGCCGGGCGCGCTCGCGGCGGCCTCCCTCCTGCTGGCGATCCCGGCATCGGCCGCGAGCTACGCCCCCGGCGCGCCGGGCATCGGCGACCCCTACTACCCCGACTACGGCAACGGCGGCTACGACGTCTCGCACTACGACCTGAGGCTCCAGTACCAGCCGAAGACGGACGAGTTGCAGGGCACGGCGACGATCCTGGCGAAGACCACGCAGGACCTGTCCAGCTTCGACCTGGACTTCCTGCTGGACGTGAGCGAGGTGCGGGTCAACGGTGCCAAGGCCGCCTTCACGACCTCCGGCCAGCACGAGCTGGTGATCACGCCGAAGACGCCGCTGGCCAAGGACACGCCGATCTCGGTCGTCGTCCGCTACAGCGGGGTGCCGTCGACGAAGAGCGCCTACGGCTTCAACACCTGGCACCGCACGCCCGACGGCGCGGTGGCCGCCGATGAGCCCGAGGCCGCCTGGTGGTGGTTCCCCAGCAACGACCACCCGAGCGACAAGGCCACCTACGACGTGTCGGTGGCCGTGCCGGACGGCACCCAGGCCATCTCCAACGGCACGCTGCAGGCGACCAGTTCGAAGCTGGGCTGGACGCGGTACAGCTGGCGGGAGAACAAGCCGCAGGCGACCTATCTGGCCACCCTCGCGATCGGCAAGTTCGACATCACGACGAGCACCTCCGACGGCGGGGTGCCGGTCGTCAACGCCTACAGCAAGGACCTCGGCGACAACGACGGGGCCGCGCGGGCGAGCGTGGAGCGCACCGGGGAGCTCGTCGACTGGCTGAGCGGCTATTTCGGGCCGTATCCGTTCAGTTCGGCCGGCGGGTACGTGCCGAACACCACCACCGGGTACGCCCTGGAGACCCAGACCCGCGTCTACTACAGCCCGAAGCAGTTCGCGAAGGGCTCCAACGCCTCCGTGGTCGTGCATGAACTGGCCCACCAGTGGTACGGCGACGATGTGTCGCTGAAGGACTGGAAGGACATCTGGATCAACGAGGGCTTCGCGACGTACGCGCAGTGGCTGTGGTCCGAGCACGAGGGCGAGGGCACCACGCAGGAGCTGGCCGACTACGTGTACGCCTCGCACCCGGCCGACGACCCGTTCTGGACGGTCAAGCCCGGTGATCCCGGTCCGGACAAGCAGTTCGACGGCGCGGTCTACGACCGGGGTGCCCTCGCCATCCAGGCGCTGCGCAACGCGGTCGGTGACGACGCGTTCTTCGCCATCCTGAAGGGCTGGCCGAAGGAGCACGCGTACGGCAACGCCTCGGTGGCCGACTTCGAGCGGTACGCCGAGCAGGTCTCCGGCAAACCGCTCGCCTCGCTGTTCGGCACCTGGCTGTTCCAGCCGTCGAAGCCGGCCACATTCGCGGGCCACGCGGCGTCCCTGGCGAAGGCGGGTACGAAGCCGGCGCAGCCGAAGTCCTGGAAGAAGATCGAGGCGGCGCGCGACGGCCAGGAGCCGGGACGGCAGACGCAGGGGCGCTGACCTCGGGGCAGTTCAGGGTCTCGGTGCGGCCGCCCGCCCGAGCAGGTCGTCCCGGCCTATCGGCTCCGCTCGGGAGGCCGGGATCGTGCAGGCGTGCGCGCCCGCGATCGCGCCGTAGCGGGCGCAGCGCTCGGGCGGCTCGCCGCTGAGGCGGCCGTAGAGGAACGCGGCGGCGAAGGCGTCGCCCGCGCCGTTGGAGTCCACCACCGGCGCGGGCGGCGGCACCGCGGGCACATGGCTCAGCTCACCGTCGGCCAGGAGATACGCGCCCTCGGCTCCGGCGGTGGCGACGACGGTCCGGGCCCGGCCCCGCTCGGCGATGCGGCGCAGGGTCCGCTCGGGGTCGGTCAGTGCGGCGGCCGACAGGAAGACCGTGTCCGCCGCGTAGGCGAACGGCTCGTGGTACGGGTTCTCGCCGTCCCAGTCGTGCAGGTCCGTGGACAGGGGGACGCCCGTCTCGGTCAGCAACGGCAGGGCGTCGGCGCAGGGCGGGGTGATCGTCACGTGCACATGCCGGCTCGCCCCGGCCAGCATGCGCAGTCTCTCCGGCGGGAAGCGGTCGCCGGGGCGGGCGCGGCTGGTGTCGTACAGGGACAGGCGGCGGCCGTCCGGGCCGACGAGGTTGACCGCGCGCCGGGTGCCGGCGGGCTGCGGCAGCGCGGTCAGGCCGATGCCGTGCTCACGGTGCAGGGCCCGCACCAGGTCGCCCTCGGGGTCGTCGCCGACGAGGTCGAGGTGGTGGGTGCGCAGGCCGAGCGCGCTGAGCCCGAGCGCGACGAAGTCGCCGGTCTGCCCGGCCCGGGTACGGATCCCGGTGTCGATCATGTAGCTGTCGGCGTACGGGAGGGGCAGTTCGGGGACGTGGATGATCGTGTCCACCCCGGATCCGCCCAGCACCAGGACGTCCGTGGCAGGGGTCTGTGAGCTCATCCGGCGGCCTCTCCGTGGTCGTACACCGTCACCGCTGTGCCCCGCTTGATGAGCCGCTCGGTGATGAGCGGCTCGATGCGGGACCACTTGCCGCCCGCCAGGCCGCAGCCTATGCGGGGCATGTGCACGGAGGCACCGCGTTCGATCACGTCGTCGGCGAGGCGGGCGAGGGCGGTGTCGATGGCCTCGTAGCGGACGGGGACGCCCTTGCTTCCCGTTCTGATCCCGTGCTGGCCGATCATGTTGGCCACCCACACGGACGGCTCGACCCGGACCAGTTGGACGGCGCCCAGGCCGAAGTCGTTGTGAGCGCGGTCGCGGTGCCAGGTGCGGTACGCCCTCTCCGGCTCCGGCCAGCGTCGCGAGAGCGCGAGCACGAAGCCCTTCCCCCAGCCGCCGAGGTCGTTGCAGACATGGGCGATCACCTTGGCGCCCTTGACCGACGGCACGGTGGCGTCACCCCGGACATACTTGATCTCCGACATGACGCCACCGTAGGCGATGCCACTGACAGTGGCTCTGAGCTGCTAATTCGTCATCTCTGCCAGTTCCTTGTCGGTGTTCGCGGACACCCGGCGGCGCACGGCGAACCAGCCGGCGACCAGCAGGACGGCGATCACTGGGATCAGCAGGATGGTCTTGCGGCCGACGTCGGGGTCGTTCCACATCATGCCGAGGCAGACCAGCAGGAAGACGATCGTGGCGATCTCGGCGACCGGGCTGAACTTCAGCTGGAAGTGCGGCCGGGTCACCAGGCCGGCGCGGGCACGGCGGACGAAGACCATGTGGCAGATCATGATGATCACCCACGTGCTGATGATGCCGAGGGAGGCGACGTTCAGCACGATCTCGAAGGCCTGGCTGGGCACCAGGTAGTTCAGGCCGACGCCGAGCACGCAGACCGCGCAGGTCAGCAGGATGCCGCCGTAGGGCACCTGGCTGCGGCTCATCTTGGCGGTGAACTTGGGGGCGGAGCCCGCCATGGCCATCGAGCGCAGGATGCGGCCGGTGGAGTAGAGGCCGGAGTTCAGCGAGGACATCGCGGCGGTCAGCACGACCAGGTTCATCACGTCACCGGCCGCCGGGACGCCGATCTTCGACAGGACCGTGACGAACGGGCTCTGGTCGGCGGAGTACACGGAACCCGGCAGCAGCAGGGCGAGGAGGACGACGGAACCGACGTAGAACAGGCCCACCCGCCACATGATCGAGTTCACCGCGCGCGGGACGACCTTCTCCGGCTCGGCGGTCTCGCCGGCGGCCACGCCGACCAGTTCCAGGGCGGCGTAGGCGAAGATCACGCCCTGCATGACCAGGACGACCGGCATCACGCCGTGCGGGAAGACGCCGCCGTGGTCGGTGATCACGCTCAGGCCGGGGGTGTGGCCGCCGACCTTGTGCTGGGTGGCCAGCAGGAAAATGCTGATCAGCATGAAGCCGACGATGGTGGCGACCTTGATGATCGCGAACCAGAACTCCATCTCGCCGAAGATCTTCACCGAGATCAGGTTCACGGCCAGGACCACCGCGAGGGCGATCAGGGCGAGCACCCACTGGGGAATGCTGGTGAACATGCTCCAGTAGTGCGTGTAGAGCGCGATCGCGGTGATGTCGGCGATACCGGTGGTCGACCAGTTCAGGAAGTACATCCAGCCGGCGACATAGGCGCCCTTCTCGCCGAGGAACTCACGTGCGTACGACACGAAGGAGCCGGAGGACGGCCGGTACAGGACCAGCTCGCCCAGGGCCCGGACGACGAAGAAGGCGAAGACGCCGCAGACCAGGTAGGCCAGGGCCAGCGCCGGGCCGGCGTTGTGCAGGCGGCCACCGGCGCCCAGGAGGAGGCCGGTGCCGATGGCGCCGCCGATGGCAATCATGTTGATGTGGCGGGCCTTGAGGTCCTTGCTGTATCCGGCGTCGCCCGCGTCCACGGGCGTCTGAGCCGCCCGGGGGGTCGCGGCCTGTGCCGATTGCACGGCGTCCTTGCTCACGGGTGGTTCCACTTCCTGGTGCGCCCGGGCCTTGTGAGCCCGGGGGTCGTGCAGGGATCGGCCCGCACCACCCTGTCGAGTTGCGGCACAGACCAAGGCAGCAGCTTCCCAGAAAGATCCGCGGGTACGCGGTGGCCCATGTCACAGAGCGTTGCTTCTCACACGATCCACTCAGAGGTCATACAACGTTCACCATGGGTTTCACACCATTGGTGAGACAGCGATACTGCTGCACATGACGACCGACGCGAGGAGCGACGCCGACGAGCAGGCCCTCACCATCGACGAGCTGGCCGCCCGCACGGGCGTCACGGTCCGCACCGTCCGCTTCTACGGCAGCAAGGGGCTGCTCCCGCCGCCGGAGATCGGTCCGCGCCGGGTGGGCCGCTACGGCCCCGGGCATGTGGCGCGGCTGGCCCTCATCGAAGAGCTCCAGCAGCAGGGCATGACACTGGCGGCCATCGAGCGGTACCTGCGGCAGCTGCCGCCCGATCTCACCCCGCACGACCTGGCCATTCACCGTGCGGTGGTCGCCTCGTGGGCGCCGGACGCAGTGGATACGGTGTCGCGCCGGGAACTGGAGCGGAGGGCCGGGCGGCCGTTGTCCGGCGCGGACGTGGAGCGGCTCGCGGCGATGAACGTCGTCATGGCGACGGACGGCGACGACACGGACGGCGGCACCTTCCGCGTCGACTCGGGGCTGCTCCGGCTCGGGGTGCAGCTCCTCGACGTACCGCTGTCGCAGGAGGTGATCCTCGCGGCGCGCAAGGTGCTCATCGAGCACTCGCGCGCCGCGGCTCACGAGCTCTCCCAGCTCTTCCGTGGCGAGGTGGCGGAGCGGGACGCGCAGGACGTGAAGTCCCTGTCGGCGCACATGCACCCCTTGGTGGTGCAGGCGCTGCTGACGACGTTCCAGCGCTCGCTGCGGGAAGAGCTGAGCGAGTGGGTCAGCGGATCGGATCCGGACCTCCCGGAACCGGACGTCAGTCGCTGAAGCGCTCCCCCTTCTCGGCCTTCTCCACGAGCAGCGCGGGCGGAGCGAAGCGCTCGCCGTAGGCCTCGGCGAGCTCCCGCGCGCGGGCCACGAAGCCGGGCAGGCCTCCTTCGTAGCCGTTGACGTACTGGAGCACACCGCCGGTCCAGCCCGGGAAGCCGATGCCGAAGATCGAGCCGATGTTGGCGTCGGCGACCGAGGTCAGCACGCCCTCCTCCAGGAGCCGCACGGTGTCGAGCGCCTCGGCGAAGAGCATCCGCTCCTGCATGTCCCGGAACGGGATCTCGTACCCGGGCTTGGCGAAGTGCTCGCGCAGGCCCGGCCAGAGTCCGGCCCGCTTGCCGTCCTCGGTGTAGTCGTAGAAGCCGGCGCCGCCGCTGCGGCCGGGGCGGCCGAACTCGTCGACCATGCGGTCGATGACCGCCTCCGCCGGGTGCGCCGTCCAGGTGCCGCCCGACTCCTCGACGGCCTTCCTGGTCTCGCCCCGGATCTTGCGCGGGAGGGTGAGGGTCAGCTCGTCCATGAGGGAGAGGACCTTGGCGGGGTAGCCAGCCTGGGCGGCGGCCTGCTCCACGGAAGCCGGCTCGATGCCTTCGCCGACCATGGCGACGCCCTCGTTGATGAAGTGGCCGATCACCCGGGAGGTGAAGAAGCCGCGCGAGTCGTTCACCACGATCGGCGTCTTGTTGATCTGCCGGACCAGGTCGAAGGCCCGGGCGAGGGCCTCGTCGCCGGTGCGCTCGCCCTTGATGATCTCCACCAGCGGCATCTTGTCGACCGGGGAGAAGAAGTGCAGCCCGATGAAGTCGGTCTGCCGCTCCACGCCCTCGGCGAGCGTGGTGATGGGCAGGGTGGAGGTGTTGGAGCACAGCAGCGCGTCCGGGGCGACGACGGACTCGATCTCCTGGAACACCTTGTGCTTGAGCGAGGTGTCCTCGAAGACGGCCTCGATCACCGCGTCGCAGCCCGCGAGGTCGGCGGCCTCGGCGGTGGGCGTGATCCGGGCGAGCAGCGCGTCCGCCTTCTCCTGGCTGGTACGGCCCTTGGCGACGGCCTTGGCGCACAGCTTCTCGGAGTAGCTCTTGCCCTTGTCGGCCGCTTCCTGGGAGACGTCCTTCAGGACGACGTCGATGCCGGCGCGGGCGCACGAGTAGGCGATGCCGGCGCCCATCATGCCGGCGCCGAGGACGGCGACCTTGCGGACCTGGCGGGGCTCGATGCCCTTCGGGCGGTTGGCGCCGGAGTCGACGGCCTGGAGGTCGAAGAAGAACGCCTGGATCATGTTCTTCGAGGTCTGTCCGGCGGCCAGCTCGACGAAGTAGCGGGCTTCGATCACCTGGGCGGTCTCGAAGTCGACCT contains:
- a CDS encoding amino acid permease, with translation MSKDAVQSAQAATPRAAQTPVDAGDAGYSKDLKARHINMIAIGGAIGTGLLLGAGGRLHNAGPALALAYLVCGVFAFFVVRALGELVLYRPSSGSFVSYAREFLGEKGAYVAGWMYFLNWSTTGIADITAIALYTHYWSMFTSIPQWVLALIALAVVLAVNLISVKIFGEMEFWFAIIKVATIVGFMLISIFLLATQHKVGGHTPGLSVITDHGGVFPHGVMPVVLVMQGVIFAYAALELVGVAAGETAEPEKVVPRAVNSIMWRVGLFYVGSVVLLALLLPGSVYSADQSPFVTVLSKIGVPAAGDVMNLVVLTAAMSSLNSGLYSTGRILRSMAMAGSAPKFTAKMSRSQVPYGGILLTCAVCVLGVGLNYLVPSQAFEIVLNVASLGIISTWVIIMICHMVFVRRARAGLVTRPHFQLKFSPVAEIATIVFLLVCLGMMWNDPDVGRKTILLIPVIAVLLVAGWFAVRRRVSANTDKELAEMTN
- a CDS encoding MerR family transcriptional regulator, whose product is MTTDARSDADEQALTIDELAARTGVTVRTVRFYGSKGLLPPPEIGPRRVGRYGPGHVARLALIEELQQQGMTLAAIERYLRQLPPDLTPHDLAIHRAVVASWAPDAVDTVSRRELERRAGRPLSGADVERLAAMNVVMATDGDDTDGGTFRVDSGLLRLGVQLLDVPLSQEVILAARKVLIEHSRAAAHELSQLFRGEVAERDAQDVKSLSAHMHPLVVQALLTTFQRSLREELSEWVSGSDPDLPEPDVSR
- a CDS encoding 3-hydroxyacyl-CoA dehydrogenase NAD-binding domain-containing protein: MTESTTIRWEQDDTGVVTLVLDDPNQSANTMNQAFRDSLAAITDRLEAERDSIRGIIFTSAKKTFFAGGDLRDLIRVTPETAQDLFDGGLAIKRNLRRIETLGKPVVAAINGAALGGGFELALACHHRVALDTSGTKIGCPEVTLGLLPGGGGVVRTVRLLGIADALLKVLLQGQQYNARRAQENGLVHEVAATPEELLAKARAFIDANPESQQPWDKPGYRIPGGTPANPKFAANLPAFPATLRKQTNGAPYPAPRNILAAAVEGSQVDFETAQVIEARYFVELAAGQTSKNMIQAFFFDLQAVDSGANRPKGIEPRQVRKVAVLGAGMMGAGIAYSCARAGIDVVLKDVSQEAADKGKSYSEKLCAKAVAKGRTSQEKADALLARITPTAEAADLAGCDAVIEAVFEDTSLKHKVFQEIESVVAPDALLCSNTSTLPITTLAEGVERQTDFIGLHFFSPVDKMPLVEIIKGERTGDEALARAFDLVRQINKTPIVVNDSRGFFTSRVIGHFINEGVAMVGEGIEPASVEQAAAQAGYPAKVLSLMDELTLTLPRKIRGETRKAVEESGGTWTAHPAEAVIDRMVDEFGRPGRSGGAGFYDYTEDGKRAGLWPGLREHFAKPGYEIPFRDMQERMLFAEALDTVRLLEEGVLTSVADANIGSIFGIGFPGWTGGVLQYVNGYEGGLPGFVARARELAEAYGERFAPPALLVEKAEKGERFSD